The Candidatus Methylomirabilota bacterium genome has a segment encoding these proteins:
- the galU gene encoding UTP--glucose-1-phosphate uridylyltransferase GalU, whose protein sequence is MKVRKAVFPVAGLGTRFLPATKVQPKEMLPIVDKPVIQYAVEEALAAGIEDIIMVTGRGKNAIEDHFDRSVELEYVLAAQGKEDLLRDMRRIAELITFCYIRQKVPLGLGHAVLVAKDVVGEEPFAVVLPDDLIDAPVPATAQLLAVFHRYHASVLAVCPVSRESVSSYGIIAGEPVENGVYRVTGLVEKPSPEEAPSNLGIVGRYILTPQVFEELERTPSDAKGEIQLTNGLKGLLGRQAVYAYELNGRRHDTGNKLGFLKATVDLALKHPDVGKAFREYLRGLDLDEGGSNTDGPDG, encoded by the coding sequence GTGAAGGTCCGAAAGGCGGTCTTTCCGGTCGCCGGCTTAGGGACCCGATTTCTGCCGGCCACGAAGGTGCAGCCCAAAGAGATGCTCCCCATCGTGGACAAACCGGTGATCCAATACGCGGTGGAAGAGGCACTGGCGGCCGGCATTGAAGACATCATCATGGTCACCGGTCGCGGAAAGAATGCCATTGAGGATCACTTTGACCGTTCAGTCGAGCTCGAATACGTCTTGGCCGCCCAGGGAAAGGAGGATCTCCTTAGGGATATGCGCAGAATCGCGGAGCTCATCACCTTCTGTTACATCCGCCAGAAGGTGCCGCTCGGTCTCGGCCACGCCGTCTTGGTAGCAAAGGATGTGGTCGGCGAGGAGCCTTTTGCCGTGGTATTGCCGGACGACCTCATCGATGCCCCGGTCCCAGCCACTGCACAGCTCTTAGCGGTCTTCCACCGGTATCATGCTTCGGTGCTTGCGGTGTGTCCAGTCTCCCGAGAGAGCGTGAGCAGCTACGGGATCATTGCGGGGGAGCCGGTCGAAAACGGGGTGTACCGGGTGACCGGTCTTGTAGAGAAGCCCTCTCCTGAGGAGGCCCCCTCCAACCTGGGGATCGTGGGCCGATACATCCTCACCCCGCAGGTCTTTGAGGAACTCGAGCGGACGCCATCAGATGCCAAAGGAGAAATTCAGCTGACCAACGGCCTGAAGGGGCTCTTGGGACGCCAGGCAGTTTACGCCTATGAGCTCAATGGCCGGCGGCACGATACGGGGAACAAACTGGGATTTCTGAAAGCCACGGTGGACTTGGCCTTGAAGCATCCGGACGTAGGAAAGGCCTTTCGGGAATATCTCAGAGGGCTGGATCTCGATGAGGGGGGATCGAACACCGATGGCCCAGATGGGTAA
- a CDS encoding DUF721 domain-containing protein: MVSVIPSCRRAGEPPAGPVVLHIDEAARAESGTPRIGVVKGSEMGHPGFTSLQEVIGRTLDQLGLGVSLSTATIHRVWSEVVGEEVARRSQPGLLKNGRLQVTVSDAVWLQQLTMLKPTILASLEAHLGSRVVRELFFTVGILSFPPVRRESTFRGHKSAAISPEVRTRLQEVLRPIQDEECRIVLTRILRKAWGAD; this comes from the coding sequence ATGGTCTCGGTGATCCCCAGTTGCCGTCGGGCAGGTGAGCCGCCTGCCGGGCCTGTCGTCTTGCACATCGATGAAGCTGCGCGGGCCGAGTCCGGCACTCCGAGGATCGGGGTAGTGAAAGGGAGCGAGATGGGTCATCCGGGCTTTACCTCTCTCCAGGAGGTCATAGGGAGAACACTGGACCAGCTTGGACTCGGTGTCAGTCTATCCACGGCAACCATTCACCGGGTCTGGTCAGAAGTGGTCGGTGAGGAAGTGGCTCGCCGCAGCCAACCGGGTCTCTTGAAGAACGGTCGTCTCCAGGTGACAGTGAGCGATGCGGTATGGCTCCAGCAGCTGACGATGTTGAAACCGACCATTCTAGCGAGCCTGGAGGCTCACTTGGGTTCGCGGGTGGTGCGGGAGCTCTTCTTCACTGTCGGCATACTCTCCTTTCCCCCTGTGCGTCGCGAATCGACCTTCCGGGGTCATAAGAGCGCCGCGATTTCTCCTGAGGTGCGTACACGCCTCCAGGAGGTTCTCCGACCCATTCAGGATGAGGAGTGCCGAATCGTGCTGACTCGGATTCTGAGGAAGGCGTGGGGAGCGGACTGA
- a CDS encoding M48 family metallopeptidase produces the protein MNRRGFLRSLILLGGGLMGELLQGRGPAWAFSVISSKKEEAIGKRAHPEILKRFGYYKDAAIQAYVTQVGHRVLREAESSPFKFQFTVVDDPMVNAFAVPGGFVYVTRGILAELNSETELAAILGHEIAHVTSHHSAEQMTRALGAQILTLGLAVVSPGGRENAAGWLALSSEISTQILLGYGREAELESDEKGIRWATRAGYNPRGMISFMRTLQIKNRLSGVGYHAFRATHPGTLERIDRARVMIEILDPPKGKFLDAPHGRSLVVKTDEYKARLEGLVYGARGERKRVRVVTARGGESLKEMAMTLWGKENRAWDLALLNGIRDEDRPLRAGEKLKVIYDPYEETTLRIPKDLSRTLP, from the coding sequence ATGAATCGCCGGGGGTTCCTGCGGAGCCTGATCCTGCTGGGGGGAGGGCTTATGGGGGAGCTGCTCCAGGGGCGAGGGCCGGCCTGGGCCTTCTCGGTGATCTCTTCGAAAAAGGAGGAGGCCATCGGGAAACGAGCGCACCCAGAAATCCTGAAAAGGTTTGGTTATTACAAGGATGCGGCCATTCAAGCCTACGTCACTCAGGTGGGTCACCGCGTGTTGCGGGAGGCGGAATCCTCTCCCTTCAAATTTCAGTTTACCGTCGTCGACGATCCGATGGTCAACGCCTTTGCCGTTCCCGGGGGCTTCGTCTATGTTACCCGGGGGATCCTGGCCGAGCTCAATAGCGAGACAGAGCTGGCGGCAATCTTGGGGCACGAGATCGCTCACGTCACTTCCCATCACTCTGCCGAGCAGATGACGCGTGCCCTCGGAGCCCAAATCTTGACATTGGGCCTTGCTGTGGTGAGTCCGGGAGGCCGGGAAAACGCGGCTGGTTGGTTGGCACTGTCCAGTGAGATCTCTACCCAGATCTTGCTGGGTTACGGTCGAGAGGCTGAGCTGGAGTCGGACGAGAAGGGGATCCGCTGGGCCACGAGGGCGGGCTACAATCCTCGGGGGATGATAAGCTTCATGCGGACCCTCCAGATCAAGAACCGCCTCAGTGGCGTGGGGTATCACGCCTTCCGAGCCACCCACCCGGGCACCTTAGAACGGATCGACCGAGCTCGCGTCATGATCGAAATTCTGGACCCCCCAAAGGGAAAATTCCTTGACGCTCCACACGGAAGATCCCTCGTGGTGAAGACGGATGAATACAAGGCCCGACTGGAGGGGCTGGTCTATGGCGCGCGCGGTGAACGAAAACGGGTAAGGGTCGTTACCGCCCGAGGGGGCGAAAGCTTGAAAGAGATGGCCATGACCCTCTGGGGGAAGGAGAATCGGGCGTGGGACCTGGCCCTCCTCAATGGAATTCGGGATGAGGACCGCCCTCTGCGGGCGGGTGAGAAGCTTAAAGTGATCTACGACCCCTACGAGGAAACCACGCTCAGGATCCCGAAAGATCTCTCCCGGACACTCCCTTAG
- the lpxC gene encoding UDP-3-O-acyl-N-acetylglucosamine deacetylase, whose translation MGRQKTIRNIISCSGVGLHTGREITMTLHPLPPNSGIVFRRMDLPDTPVVPARPENILDVHYATTLGKAGVEVKTVEHLLAALAGLGIDNLRIEISGPEVPVMDGSAAPFVDLLLQAGIRRHYVPKSYIVVTKPLVIDMGNRSIQILPSRRFRVHYSMSFDHPCFAEQSIDLLVTRRTFIRKIAPSRTYGFLRDVEHLWRRGLALGGSLENTVVIGDEGALNYLRFEDELIRHKVLDLIGDLYLLGRPLKGTVVAKGAGHLLHTTLVKEIQRHLESNEVSRCVVTAPASLPIPVPASS comes from the coding sequence GTGGGACGACAGAAGACGATCCGGAACATTATCAGTTGTTCTGGCGTCGGACTCCATACCGGGCGGGAGATCACCATGACACTCCACCCCTTGCCGCCCAATTCTGGGATCGTCTTTCGGAGAATGGACCTCCCTGATACGCCTGTCGTTCCTGCCCGTCCCGAAAACATCCTTGACGTCCACTACGCCACAACCCTGGGGAAGGCCGGGGTCGAGGTAAAGACTGTAGAACACCTGCTGGCTGCCCTCGCCGGCCTCGGGATCGACAACCTCAGGATCGAGATTTCCGGGCCCGAGGTTCCCGTTATGGATGGGAGTGCGGCCCCCTTTGTCGATCTCCTCCTCCAAGCAGGGATTCGGAGGCATTATGTCCCCAAATCTTATATCGTGGTCACCAAGCCCCTCGTCATCGACATGGGGAATCGGAGCATCCAGATTCTCCCCTCCAGACGGTTCCGGGTCCATTACTCCATGTCCTTTGACCATCCCTGCTTTGCTGAGCAATCCATCGATCTCCTGGTCACTCGGCGCACCTTCATAAGGAAGATCGCGCCCTCTCGGACCTACGGTTTTCTCCGGGATGTCGAGCACCTCTGGCGCCGGGGCCTTGCCCTGGGCGGCTCCTTGGAAAATACCGTAGTCATTGGCGATGAGGGTGCCCTGAATTACCTCCGCTTCGAGGACGAGCTGATTCGGCACAAGGTGTTAGATCTTATTGGTGACCTGTACCTCCTCGGGCGTCCGCTGAAGGGGACCGTCGTGGCGAAAGGAGCGGGTCATCTTCTCCATACCACTCTCGTCAAGGAGATCCAGCGGCACCTCGAATCGAACGAAGTCTCCCGATGTGTCGTAACGGCCCCTGCATCTCTCCCGATCCCCGTGCCTGCCTCCTCTTGA
- a CDS encoding polymer-forming cytoskeletal protein: MSFVIGKGLVVRGELSGEGNIELGDQFEGKICLTGSVVVLEGASIQSDISATEIVVAGAVRGNLMATEKVEFSSSGRLFGNVRSKVLVVREGARVSGRILAGAPSIPTDELAKIAEQVRREEARDLWRSP; encoded by the coding sequence ATGTCCTTCGTCATCGGCAAAGGATTAGTGGTCCGGGGTGAGCTCTCGGGCGAAGGAAATATCGAGCTGGGGGACCAGTTTGAGGGAAAGATTTGCCTGACGGGGAGCGTGGTAGTCTTAGAGGGAGCCTCCATCCAGTCGGACATCTCCGCGACTGAGATAGTGGTGGCCGGAGCGGTTCGCGGAAATCTCATGGCTACAGAAAAGGTCGAGTTTTCATCGAGTGGCCGTCTGTTTGGAAACGTCCGGAGTAAAGTCCTGGTCGTTCGGGAAGGCGCGAGGGTGAGCGGGAGGATCCTCGCAGGGGCTCCGTCGATTCCGACCGATGAATTGGCGAAGATTGCCGAGCAAGTGCGTCGAGAGGAGGCACGCGATCTCTGGCGCAGTCCCTAG
- the rnhC gene encoding ribonuclease HIII: protein MNESAEATARLHPDLQEIPLPHIGTDESGKGDYFGPMVVAAVFFDSVTGPKLVAADVRDSKLLSDRRCRELAARIREICRGKYEEVVITPKRYNELYESFRRERKNLNHLLAWGHARAIESLLERFPCNHAVADQFGDERYIRSRLMEKGKHLQLIQVPKGERYLAVAAASILARDRFISRMEKFSREYGFELPKGASESVVVAGRRVVKEKGEEELRIVAKIHHKTTHKIIEKK, encoded by the coding sequence ATGAACGAATCGGCTGAGGCAACCGCCAGGCTCCATCCCGATCTCCAGGAGATTCCCCTTCCGCATATCGGGACCGACGAATCCGGGAAGGGCGACTACTTTGGCCCGATGGTAGTGGCAGCGGTGTTCTTCGACTCGGTGACCGGGCCAAAACTCGTAGCGGCCGACGTGAGGGATTCCAAGCTCCTCTCAGACAGGCGATGCCGCGAGCTCGCTGCGCGAATCCGGGAAATTTGTCGCGGGAAGTATGAAGAGGTCGTAATCACCCCAAAGCGTTACAACGAGCTGTACGAGAGCTTTCGGAGGGAGCGCAAGAATCTCAACCACCTCCTGGCTTGGGGCCATGCAAGGGCAATCGAAAGCCTGCTCGAACGGTTTCCCTGTAATCATGCGGTCGCCGATCAATTCGGGGATGAGCGTTATATCCGCTCCCGGCTCATGGAAAAAGGAAAACATCTCCAGCTTATCCAGGTACCGAAAGGGGAACGATACCTCGCGGTGGCCGCTGCATCCATTCTGGCCCGCGACAGGTTCATCTCCCGGATGGAGAAATTCAGCCGCGAATACGGGTTTGAACTGCCGAAGGGGGCGTCCGAGAGCGTGGTCGTAGCAGGAAGGCGTGTGGTCAAGGAGAAGGGGGAAGAGGAATTGCGAATCGTTGCGAAGATTCATCACAAGACAACACATAAGATCATTGAGAAGAAGTAG
- a CDS encoding sigma-54 dependent transcriptional regulator has product MMVMPRENILVVDDEPNILKVIKDILTDEGYAVRTAHTGEEALAEVQRSSPDLVILDIWLPGMDGLQALDMLKGMIPETPVIMISGHGSVETAVRALKMGAYDFIEKPPEIERTLLAVRHGLEQQRLLQENRALRQHLERQYEIVGDSPAIRKLLKQIESVAPSHGRVLIRGESGTGKELIARAIHRGSLRGEKPFVEVNCAAIPDELIESELFGHEKGAFTGATNTRRGKFELADGGTIFLDEVGDMSVKTQAKVLRVLQEQTCERVGGTEAVRVDVRVIAASNKDLEVEIHDGRFREDLYYRLNVIPIEVPPLRERREDVSLLARHYLKGFCAEYGKREKSLSTDAMELFLQHSWPGNVRELKNVIERLVIMVPGDVIHRFDVEPALRPRPGREEAAAFVPEVWRNASLREARNRFEREYILTHLRENQWNITRAAERLKIERSNLHRKLKAYGIVAPPEREGGP; this is encoded by the coding sequence ATGATGGTGATGCCGAGGGAGAACATCCTGGTCGTAGACGACGAACCCAACATCCTCAAGGTGATTAAGGATATTCTCACCGACGAGGGGTATGCGGTGCGGACCGCCCACACTGGGGAAGAGGCCCTCGCGGAGGTCCAGCGCTCGTCTCCCGACCTCGTGATCTTAGATATCTGGCTTCCAGGAATGGATGGGCTGCAGGCCCTTGACATGCTTAAGGGGATGATTCCCGAGACACCGGTGATCATGATCTCGGGACATGGATCCGTCGAAACGGCCGTACGGGCCCTCAAGATGGGAGCCTATGACTTTATCGAGAAACCTCCCGAGATCGAGCGCACCCTTTTGGCAGTCCGGCACGGCCTGGAACAGCAGCGCCTCCTGCAAGAGAACCGGGCCCTTCGACAGCACCTCGAACGCCAATACGAGATCGTCGGCGACAGTCCAGCGATCCGGAAGCTTCTCAAGCAGATCGAGTCGGTTGCGCCAAGCCACGGCCGGGTCTTGATCCGAGGGGAGAGTGGAACCGGCAAGGAGCTGATCGCCAGGGCCATTCATCGGGGAAGCCTGCGGGGCGAGAAGCCCTTTGTGGAGGTCAATTGCGCCGCCATTCCGGACGAACTGATTGAGAGTGAGCTCTTTGGCCACGAGAAGGGGGCCTTTACCGGAGCCACCAACACTCGCCGTGGTAAATTTGAGCTCGCCGACGGGGGGACGATTTTTCTGGACGAGGTCGGCGACATGAGTGTCAAGACACAGGCCAAGGTTCTCCGCGTGCTCCAGGAGCAGACCTGTGAACGGGTGGGGGGGACCGAGGCTGTCCGGGTGGACGTCCGAGTCATTGCTGCTTCCAACAAGGATCTGGAGGTGGAGATCCACGACGGGCGATTTCGGGAGGACCTCTACTATCGTCTGAACGTGATTCCCATTGAGGTGCCCCCGCTCAGGGAGCGCCGAGAAGATGTATCGCTGTTGGCCCGACACTATCTGAAGGGATTCTGCGCCGAGTACGGCAAGCGGGAAAAGAGCCTCTCGACAGACGCGATGGAACTGTTCTTGCAACATTCTTGGCCGGGGAACGTCCGGGAACTCAAGAATGTCATTGAACGGCTAGTTATTATGGTTCCCGGAGACGTTATCCACCGCTTTGATGTCGAGCCCGCATTGCGGCCTCGCCCAGGCCGAGAGGAGGCGGCCGCGTTCGTCCCCGAGGTCTGGAGGAACGCCTCGCTTCGAGAGGCGCGAAACCGGTTCGAGCGGGAGTATATTTTGACGCATCTGCGGGAAAATCAGTGGAATATCACCCGGGCGGCGGAGCGGCTGAAAATCGAACGTTCAAACCTTCATCGGAAGCTCAAGGCGTACGGCATCGTGGCCCCCCCCGAACGGGAAGGGGGTCCATGA
- a CDS encoding cold shock domain-containing protein — MRVNGKVKWFNDSKGYGFIERPDGDDVFVHYSAIAGTGFRSLTEGQEVEFDIVDGPKGKQAANVTKA, encoded by the coding sequence GTGCGGGTCAATGGCAAGGTAAAGTGGTTTAATGACTCCAAGGGTTACGGCTTTATTGAGCGGCCCGATGGGGACGACGTTTTCGTCCACTATTCTGCCATCGCAGGGACCGGCTTCCGGTCACTGACGGAAGGCCAGGAGGTGGAATTCGATATTGTCGATGGCCCCAAGGGCAAGCAGGCTGCGAATGTGACGAAGGCGTAG
- a CDS encoding ATP-binding protein — translation MVENLVEKAEQRRRTWPIIAGVAALVAVLTAVQVLLPQLRYPSPIPSNILIFALVNVNLILLVLLVLLVSRNLFKIYLERRHNLVGSKFRVKLVVTFLSLALLPAALLFLVASNIITTSVDSWFNIQVEESLERSLEVAETYYRDIHERALISARHLARHIAAEGLLDATEPYFNRFAREKLQEMQLAVIQIFDRKGRQRLQIRGGHVNKDEALAATSRYVRRALTGRDQSLIQTTGMGDLVRAIVPINLPSSKGQIIGVAAVGYLIPGGMARKATDITTGIDEYKQLKMLKNPIKGIYNMLFLMVTLVIIFAAVWVGGHMARRITVPIQKLAEGTRAVASGNLEYQVQVEADDEIGTLVDSFNRMTQDLGRSKVELTEMNRDLQRTNVELGQRRAYMETVLESIGAGVLSVDAEGRVNTLNRAAARMLDLDTTMALQRHYRALFGVDPLTPLRHLMDRMTQDGRATVNEEVTLSLLGRMATFVVNISSLRGREGEYRGMVVVFDDITELMRAQQAIAWREVARRIAHEIKNPLTPIRLSTQRLRKKFAQGSDDFSRVFDECTETIVQEVDGLKALVDEFSQYARMPSSRARPGDLHALIEKVLNLYSGISRRIRLTAGLDPQVPPINMDPDQMKRALVNLVDNAVAAVGEEGEICLKTQYVPDEGRVRLEVNDTGPGIPPEDRERLFLPYFSTKKSGTGLGLAIVYRIITEHSGTIRVEENHPRGTRMIMEFPTLPVVAEVV, via the coding sequence ATGGTGGAGAATCTCGTCGAAAAAGCGGAACAGCGGCGGCGAACGTGGCCGATCATTGCCGGGGTGGCAGCGCTGGTCGCGGTGCTCACCGCAGTCCAGGTCCTCCTTCCCCAACTCCGGTATCCCTCCCCCATTCCGAGCAATATCCTGATCTTCGCTCTGGTGAACGTGAACCTTATCCTCCTCGTCCTCCTCGTCCTCCTGGTCTCTCGGAATCTGTTCAAGATCTATTTGGAGCGCCGGCATAACCTCGTGGGGTCCAAGTTTCGGGTGAAGCTGGTCGTGACGTTTTTGAGCCTCGCACTGCTCCCGGCTGCCCTGCTCTTCCTGGTGGCCTCAAACATCATCACGACCAGCGTGGACAGTTGGTTTAATATCCAGGTGGAGGAGTCCCTCGAGCGGTCTTTAGAGGTGGCAGAGACCTATTATCGGGATATTCACGAGCGGGCCCTCATTTCGGCCAGACACCTTGCTCGGCACATCGCTGCCGAAGGGCTCTTGGACGCTACCGAGCCCTACTTCAATCGGTTCGCGCGAGAGAAGCTCCAGGAAATGCAACTGGCAGTGATCCAGATCTTTGACCGCAAGGGGCGACAGCGGCTGCAGATCAGGGGAGGCCATGTCAATAAGGATGAGGCGCTCGCGGCGACGTCTCGTTATGTGCGGCGGGCCCTGACGGGCCGGGACCAGTCTCTCATCCAGACGACCGGGATGGGGGATCTCGTTCGAGCTATCGTCCCGATCAATCTTCCGTCAAGCAAGGGTCAGATCATTGGGGTGGCTGCGGTGGGCTATCTCATCCCAGGGGGGATGGCCCGAAAGGCCACCGATATCACCACGGGGATAGACGAATACAAACAACTGAAGATGCTCAAGAACCCGATCAAAGGCATTTACAACATGCTCTTCCTGATGGTCACGTTGGTGATCATTTTCGCGGCCGTCTGGGTCGGCGGACATATGGCTCGGCGAATCACTGTTCCCATCCAGAAGCTGGCCGAGGGGACACGGGCTGTGGCCTCCGGAAACCTGGAGTATCAAGTGCAGGTAGAGGCGGATGATGAAATCGGGACCCTCGTCGACTCCTTTAACCGGATGACTCAGGATCTCGGTCGGAGCAAGGTCGAGCTGACGGAAATGAACCGGGATCTGCAGCGGACCAATGTCGAGCTGGGACAGCGCCGAGCGTACATGGAGACGGTCCTGGAAAGCATCGGGGCCGGCGTTCTTTCTGTGGACGCAGAAGGACGAGTGAATACCTTGAACCGCGCGGCGGCTCGCATGCTAGACCTCGACACCACAATGGCCCTCCAGCGACACTATCGCGCGCTCTTCGGCGTGGATCCGTTGACCCCCCTCCGCCATCTGATGGACCGGATGACCCAGGATGGACGAGCCACGGTGAATGAAGAAGTGACGCTCTCCCTTTTGGGTCGGATGGCGACCTTCGTGGTTAATATCTCGAGCCTGAGAGGTCGGGAGGGCGAATATCGCGGGATGGTGGTCGTCTTTGATGACATTACTGAACTCATGCGGGCCCAGCAGGCTATAGCGTGGCGGGAAGTGGCACGACGAATCGCCCATGAGATCAAAAACCCCTTAACTCCAATTAGGCTCTCCACCCAGCGTCTTCGAAAGAAGTTTGCTCAAGGCTCTGACGATTTCTCCCGGGTTTTTGACGAGTGTACCGAGACCATCGTTCAGGAGGTGGACGGTCTCAAGGCTTTGGTCGATGAATTTTCCCAATATGCCCGGATGCCGAGCTCTCGTGCTCGACCAGGTGACCTCCATGCGTTGATCGAGAAGGTCCTCAATCTGTACTCCGGAATCTCCAGGCGCATCCGGCTGACCGCCGGTCTCGATCCCCAGGTGCCCCCGATCAACATGGACCCGGATCAGATGAAGCGAGCGTTGGTCAATCTCGTGGACAATGCAGTGGCGGCCGTGGGGGAGGAGGGGGAGATTTGTCTGAAGACTCAGTATGTGCCGGACGAGGGAAGGGTCCGCTTGGAGGTGAACGACACCGGGCCTGGCATTCCGCCGGAAGACAGGGAGCGCCTTTTTCTTCCCTACTTTTCCACTAAGAAATCTGGGACCGGCCTGGGACTTGCCATCGTATACCGGATTATCACAGAGCACAGCGGAACCATTCGGGTAGAAGAGAATCACCCGCGAGGGACCCGGATGATCATGGAATTTCCCACGCTGCCGGTTGTGGCCGAGGTGGTGTAA
- a CDS encoding methyl-accepting chemotaxis protein produces the protein MRNPSRRRRFYVHGIQKKYVYLSLVPLIISSLLIIAFLFVPLDVLLYSSASATVKQTVAQDLQALGIRIWPAIFVAMVVSAFLSVFITVFFTHRFAGPLYRFQQVVDRMAAGDLSTGFKLRKGDDLVELETALNRAIESLAETVQEVQGRLGDLTERLGTLVRSGGDRSEHSPEQDFVALLEKAQEAQTALARFKIEAERGN, from the coding sequence GTGCGCAACCCGTCGAGGCGACGCCGATTCTACGTCCATGGAATCCAGAAGAAATACGTCTATCTCTCTCTCGTTCCCCTGATCATCTCTTCCCTTCTGATCATTGCGTTCCTTTTTGTGCCTCTGGATGTCCTTCTCTACTCCTCCGCCTCTGCCACCGTTAAGCAAACAGTCGCTCAGGATCTTCAGGCCTTGGGGATCCGCATCTGGCCGGCCATCTTTGTCGCCATGGTCGTCTCGGCTTTTCTCAGTGTTTTTATCACGGTTTTTTTCACTCACCGCTTTGCCGGCCCCCTCTACCGGTTCCAGCAGGTGGTAGACCGGATGGCGGCAGGGGATCTCTCCACGGGGTTCAAGCTGCGCAAGGGGGATGATCTCGTGGAGCTGGAGACCGCCCTGAACCGGGCCATCGAGAGCCTGGCCGAAACCGTCCAAGAAGTTCAGGGTCGTCTCGGAGATCTGACAGAGCGGCTCGGGACATTGGTCCGGTCGGGCGGAGATCGATCCGAACACTCGCCGGAGCAGGATTTTGTTGCGCTCTTGGAGAAAGCGCAGGAGGCGCAGACAGCTCTGGCGCGCTTCAAAATTGAGGCAGAGAGGGGGAACTGA